The Lonsdalea populi genome window below encodes:
- the wecG gene encoding lipopolysaccharide N-acetylmannosaminouronosyltransferase — MEHNNAIPQYQIRGIPLYGFENMTQCVDYLLDGEQVKTGTLVAINAEKVLATERDPALKALIDAAEYKYADGISIIHSIRRKYADARVERIAGADLWEALMQRAGERGTPVFLIGGKPEVLAQTERELRRRWQVNIVGSQDGYFSEQQPALFDRVRDSGAQLVTVAMGSPKQERIMQQCRQVYPEALYMGVGGTYDVFTGHVKRAPKRWQNLGLEWLYRLLSQPSRITRQIKLLRYLAYHLSGRL, encoded by the coding sequence ATGGAACACAATAACGCGATCCCACAGTACCAGATTCGCGGGATCCCTCTGTACGGCTTTGAGAACATGACGCAGTGCGTGGATTATCTGCTGGACGGCGAACAGGTCAAAACCGGCACGTTGGTGGCGATTAACGCCGAAAAAGTTCTGGCGACGGAGCGGGATCCCGCGCTGAAGGCGCTGATTGACGCAGCGGAATACAAATATGCCGACGGCATCAGCATTATTCACTCCATTCGGCGGAAATATGCCGATGCCCGCGTGGAGCGTATCGCCGGGGCCGATCTTTGGGAAGCGCTGATGCAGCGGGCCGGAGAGCGTGGCACGCCGGTCTTCCTCATCGGCGGCAAGCCTGAAGTGTTGGCCCAGACGGAACGGGAGCTGCGTCGTCGCTGGCAGGTGAATATTGTCGGATCACAGGACGGCTATTTCAGCGAGCAGCAGCCGGCGCTCTTTGACCGCGTGCGCGACAGCGGCGCGCAGCTGGTGACGGTGGCGATGGGCTCTCCCAAGCAGGAACGGATTATGCAACAGTGCCGCCAGGTTTATCCTGAAGCGCTGTATATGGGCGTAGGCGGCACTTACGACGTATTTACCGGACATGTCAAACGTGCGCCAAAGCGCTGGCAGAACCTGGGGTTGGAGTGGTTATATCGACTGCTGTCTCAACCCAGCCGTATCACGCGTCAGATCAAGCTGCTGCGCTATCTGGCCTATCACCTCAGCGGACGGCTGTAG
- the thrP gene encoding bifunctional threonine/serine APC transporter ThrP: MTKKVKEDQLHRGLEARHIELIALGGTIGVGLFMGAASALKWAGPSVLLAYIVAGLFVFFIMRSMGEMLFLEPVAGSFAVYAHNYLNPFFGYLTAWSYWFMWMAVGISEITAIGVYVQFWFPELPQWIPAIAAVALVAGANLAAVRLYGEIEFWFAMIKITTIVVMIVVGAGVIFFGLGNHGEATGFANLTAHGGFLAGGWKGLLFALCLVVASYQGVELVGITAGEAKNPQVTLKRAINNILWRILIFYVGAIFVIITIFPWNEIGTSGSPFVLTFAKIGITAAAGIINFVVLTAALSGCNSGMYSCGRMLFSLSKNRQLPAALGKVTASGVPAAGVMVSILCLIAGSALNYIIPNPEKVFVYVYSASVLPGMVPWFVVLVSQLRFRRKHQAAMAGHPFKSVLFPWVNYLTMAFLLCVLVGMYINTDTRLSLIVGLIFLAFVSTIYAVLGLGKKQAEVK; this comes from the coding sequence ATGACGAAAAAAGTCAAAGAAGATCAGCTCCACCGGGGCCTGGAGGCAAGACATATTGAGTTGATCGCGCTTGGAGGCACCATCGGCGTCGGTTTGTTCATGGGCGCCGCGAGCGCACTGAAGTGGGCAGGTCCTTCCGTCTTGCTGGCGTATATCGTGGCGGGTCTTTTTGTGTTCTTCATTATGCGTTCGATGGGCGAAATGCTGTTTCTTGAGCCGGTGGCCGGTTCGTTCGCCGTCTACGCCCATAATTACCTCAATCCCTTTTTTGGCTATCTCACCGCCTGGAGCTACTGGTTCATGTGGATGGCCGTCGGCATCTCGGAAATCACTGCGATAGGCGTCTACGTTCAGTTCTGGTTCCCCGAACTTCCCCAGTGGATACCGGCGATTGCGGCCGTGGCGCTGGTGGCCGGCGCCAACCTGGCGGCGGTGCGCCTGTACGGCGAAATCGAATTCTGGTTTGCCATGATTAAGATCACCACCATCGTCGTCATGATCGTCGTCGGCGCCGGGGTGATTTTCTTCGGCCTGGGCAACCACGGCGAAGCGACCGGCTTTGCCAACCTCACCGCGCACGGCGGATTCCTGGCCGGCGGCTGGAAAGGATTGTTATTTGCGCTGTGTCTGGTGGTCGCCTCCTATCAGGGCGTTGAGCTGGTGGGGATTACGGCAGGTGAAGCTAAAAATCCTCAGGTGACGTTGAAACGCGCTATCAACAATATCCTGTGGCGTATTCTGATCTTCTACGTGGGTGCGATTTTCGTCATCATCACCATCTTCCCGTGGAACGAAATTGGCACCTCCGGCAGCCCGTTCGTGCTGACCTTCGCCAAAATCGGCATCACGGCGGCGGCGGGCATCATCAACTTCGTCGTGCTGACCGCGGCGTTGTCCGGCTGCAACAGCGGAATGTACAGCTGTGGTCGTATGCTCTTCTCGCTGTCCAAAAACCGTCAGTTACCGGCGGCCTTGGGCAAAGTCACCGCCAGCGGCGTGCCTGCGGCAGGTGTTATGGTCTCTATTCTGTGCCTGATCGCCGGGTCAGCCCTGAACTACATCATCCCTAACCCGGAAAAAGTCTTCGTCTATGTGTATAGCGCGAGCGTTTTGCCGGGTATGGTGCCGTGGTTTGTGGTGCTGGTCAGCCAACTGCGTTTTCGTCGTAAGCACCAGGCGGCGATGGCAGGGCACCCTTTCAAGTCAGTCCTGTTCCCGTGGGTTAACTATCTGACGATGGCGTTCCTGCTCTGCGTATTGGTTGGGATGTACATCAATACAGATACCCGCCTGTCGCTGATCGTGGGGTTGATATTCCTGGCCTTCGTCAGCACGATTTATGCGGTTCTCGGCCTGGGTAAAAAGCAGGCTGAAGTGAAATAA